The genomic region cacacattacacacaggcctgaattacacacacatgttcagtacctatacatgcactaaatggagagctGTCAGAGTGGTTAATATGTTAACCATTGTATTTTAGGATACCTATTGTACGCATGTAAAAACTCAGCATGGGCATATTCTTTGATATGTTTCACACTACTCTTTTATTCTCCTGCTTCTTTTGATTTAAGACAAAGCAGTAATTTATGTTGTTGACCAACTCAATTTCTCTTGAGGTGATGTAAAGTATGCTTTTTACCCTGAATTTGCAGTTTTGCTCAAAGAGAAAacttatttaattatttcagtaAATGCTTAAAAGGGCCCATACGGTGAAAATTGGATTTTGTAGGATTCATTGTGTCATATAGGCTCGGGGGTGTAGAGTAGAACCTATGAAAATGTGAAATCGCTCACTGATGCCATTTCTCCATCCCCCCAAAAACTAGATCACCCAAGTTAGAATTTCATGTGTTTGCTACATAGAAACCAGTTAACCAATGGGTGTTGTGTTTCAAAAATCAACCTTGCCCCGCCCCCTTTTCCAATATTCGCTTTGTGCTGCTGAGAAGAATCGGGAGTTAATTCTTCCCTGAAGATTAAATTAGTGTTTAATGGACACATATAAACACTACAAACATAAGTTTAAGTGTAAccatatgggacctttaagggaAGTTGACTTTATGGACTGAGCCCGGGGATACTTTTCAAGACAAGATGTGTGAAGGCTTATTGCACATTTACATTCTAGcaaatagaaaacacacacacaccatagcTGGTACAGGAAGTTTGCTTGTGTGTCTGATGACTCTTTGTAATCTGCTGCGAGTAAACGGCTGGCAGCCACGGGGTGAATTCACATCAATAGACAGCTGTTCATTCCCAGATTACCATTGTGAACAGAGCTAAAACTACCAGTGTGTGTGGTCAGATTAATCTAAAAGATCAGCCAGACAGCATttatgaaaacacactttatttggATTTTTAGTAAGTGCAGGATTTCACAGACTGGGACGACAGGAACACAGATCAGTTGAGTTTATCAAAATACTTCAGCTTGCCCGAAGGGTCGGGAATGATCTGCGGGAAAGAATGAATCAAATTAGTGCAAATGAAATATTTATGTTAATAAGAAATACACTAAAATGCTGTAAACCTGTCTGTGACTTATGCAGATCTTTGACATCAAAGTATTctgctttctcctcttttctgttTCGTATATCCATTATGTCTCCTGTATTGCTTAGTTTCCAACTATACAATAAAATGAACTCCTTAATTTCATTTGTGAAATGCTTTTCTCATTGCAAAACAGATACCATATGTGTTATTGCACTAACTGGATGCAGGTAGACCAATTGGCAAATAGATATCTATCATAGAACAAGTGACCAAGGAACCAAATTAGTCATTGCCCCGTTGATACTCACTGTGTCACTGCCTGGCTTCCATCCTGCTGGAcacactggagaaaaaaaagtaagacaaaATTCCAGTCAGTATAAGAAAAACAGATCAAATAATCTACTGAAAACCACTTATTAGTTTTCAGGTACTGCAGTTTGAATGGACTCTTCTTACCTTCTCCATGTTTGTCAGTGTACTGGAACGCCTGCACAAGCCGCAGAGTCTCATCCACAGATCTTCCCACCGGAAGATCGTTCATGGTGATCTGCCTCAGGACGCCTTTGCCATCAATGATGAAAAGTCCCCTGAGAAAGACAAGGATAGACAAGCATGACTTACTGTTAAACTTCTACATAGTTGTTAAAATAGCCAGCTAGACTTTTAAAAACGGTATACAGCACATTAAGCATTAAATGCGATTTGTACGTATTTTACTGCTCCTAAAATGTATCGTCTTTTGTTTACTCCTAAAGCACCTCGTAGTTGCACAACAGTGTAGATGGTCTATAAAAACTTTGATAAAATTTGATAACGGccattaatgtaaatgtgaaactgtaCCTTAGTGTGTGTCCTTGGTCCTCCAGATAGACTCCGTAGTCTTTTGAAATCTGGTGAGTGAGGTCAGACAACAGAGGGATTTTCATTTGTCCAAGTCCTCCCTGCTTCCTGGGCGTATTGATCCTGTAAATAACAAGAAgtgtaaggaaaaaaaaatgctctgagTGTACTGTTAGCAAAAAAACGATTCACTCTCTTCATAAAACATTACAGTGACGTGGAAGGTGTGTGAGAGCGATGGGGGacgacaagcagcaaagggccgtaggtcagactcgaacccgggccgctgcaaaggactcagcctacatggggcccACGCTCTTACATTTAATAATGCTCTAGagcacaaaataaaagcacaaaataataaACGGTcaatgtgtgtaaaacaaaaaactcccCATAGAACCCTTTAGTCAGTCTACTAATGTGTCTATTATTGGATGTCTGTTAGGTTTTGTCTTAAATAGGCCATTAAAGTCTGAGAGCATTTTGAGGGTGTAATGGGGACAGATGTCTTACCAGGCTAAGTGGGTAAACTGGGAGTCCACAGAACAAGCGACCAATTCTGTGTTGATGGCTTGAAACTCATGGACACGATCGCTGAATGCAATGATCTCAGTGGGGCAGACAAACGTGctgaaaagcaaaacacacatttacataagaATAGACTGTTGTGCAGCAACACAAATGTAGCGGCTAAGTAATGCCTGTCTGAAATGTTACTCACAAGTCCAGTGgatagaagaaaaagacaagatatttTCCTTTGTAGTCTGACAGCTTCAACTCCTTGAATTCACCGTTGATGACAGCTGTTCCTTCCCAGTGTGGCGCGGGCTTGGAAACTTATgtaggaagaaaaacacatggatTGATGTTCCATATTGCTCAGCATTACATATCCCATATTTCGTATCCACTTGGGTTACTATTCTATTTACTACTTTGCtctttgtttgtattattttattatgcCTACATATGCTGTTTGAAAcgtttgtattatttttcacaATTCTATATACCAGTCTATAGAGACGAATCTTTAAATGTGTATGACCCCGGTTCATGCACACCTGACATAATATGCCATTAGTATTCTTCTCACAAGTGGAACAGAGCCCACGTGAGCTGGTGCACAAACACAGTCGGGGACTGTGCCATGGGGCAGTCTCAGTCTCCAAAGTGATGAcgacacagaaacaaactagGGGCCATAAGTATGACTTACATTTGCTTACAAGAATGCATATTATAGGGACTCATACATGCCCACGTGAGTTATGTGGATATGCATcttaattgtttctgttaacTTGTCTAACCCCTGCTGCTGTTATTATAAGGAGTCATGTGTcgaagggggggagggaggaacGCAATCCAATGAATTTCATGCAATGACGTGTCCTACACCCCCCCCAATCTGATTAAACGCTCGACCTCATGTGTTAGTGACACAAACATCTTAAAGTGTCAACTGAGActtaaacagacagacagcgtATTGTGAGCACAAAGCTGTCAGTTTGTTTCTATTGTCCTGACAGCAGGACCACCATGCGTTCGTCAGGGAGAGAACACACTATCACTGCGCACCTTCCTTATGCTGAATACTAACTTGCCACCTCTGAATGAACTCAGGAGAGAAACTCACTCTTGGCTTTGCTGAGGTGCAGGGAATGGTCTGACACAGGCACGCGGAAAGCCTCTCCAGGATAGACGTGTCCTCCCGCGTAGTTGTGACACTGGGAGTCTTTTACATTAGCGCCTTCCTCTGCAGATGTtgtgaagaggaagaggaagaggagagcgCTGCAGAGCACACGGACGCGCTCCTTCTTTCTATTAGTGTGCAAGAGAAACTCCATCGTATCGTCCCCTTGAGAGCACCCAACCACTGACTGGCTATGGCTATGTGTTTCAGCCTTTCAGCAGGATTTAAGTCtcgtcctcttcctctgcttctacctccttttcttcttcttcttttagatTTTGCTCCAGCTGGCGTCCGCATTATTGCATTGCCGCCATCTTCTGGAGAGAAGTAGCTCCTGACGCCCACTCCCCTCACCAcattctttcttctttaacccAGTTTTCCTCAGTAAAATAGAAATGCCCCGGCCCTGCAATAATTCAACATCCCCCTTTCTTTCTTAGCTACATGTCTCCATGCTACTTGTTTCCTGCACACTCTTAATACCTGATCTACTTTATATTTCTGACATTTAGCCCGGGTTGCTAAGTACTGTAGGGGTTTAACATTTGGAAGCTTCTTTGGAATCATAACGTTTTTCCTTCACTTTGCACCCCTCTTCCCCTCATCATCCAGCATAGCATGCTGCCACACTGACCAAGAGACACCTATCTTGTAAAGTTTTATAAAAGCAAAGTCATAATAAAAGTCACACCAGATTGGACATACAGACCATTCATGATTTTACTGAATAAAGCTTATTTTAATAGTGAAAATGTGACATAAAagtttacaattttaaaatttcCTTTTCGTCAGGTTCATCTGGTTCTTTATTGGAATCAATATGCCTTTATTTGCAATGCAGATCAAACGTTTCACCCCACAATCAAACTACTTGATTTGCGTTGCTATTGTCTCAATAAGAAATGTCTTGACTGGAGACTTTACTATTTATCAAATTCCCTTGACACGGGACTAAATACCTTCCctaaacacaaatatttagATACAAAAATTGCTAGTGCTACCTCTACTGGTATGGTCCTACAAAATGAAAAGGTAATTATATGGAAGACATGACGTTTTGCATTTATAAACCAATAAGTACTTTGCTGAAAAAGTAACTTGACTATTGTTCACTGAAGTACAAGCTCAAAGTTTGGGAGGATTATcccaacatacagtacatacagacAAAGGAGTACACAAATACAGTATCTTACAGTCTTTTTATTACAGTGGcgcacacataaaaacaatgtttccaTGGAGCGCTCCCCTGCGTCATCTGTCACCCTCAATGTAACAGTTTATTACAACAAATACTCGCACTGTGTGGGTTGTATTAAGACAGATATTGACATTCAAAATTTTAGTCTGTCTTATTTGACTAAATACTTTCAACATTACAGAAAAGACCTTTCCCTTCAAACACGTTTAGGAATACCCATGATTGAAAACTAACATGGCAGCTTCTGCTAGCAGTCTTGATATGCAAGTTGTTATTTTGCTACCTGATGCTTCAGTGtggtcattttcttttttaacaatagTGTGTTCAAGTatttgacaagaaaaaaagactgaaatgttaaatgtccATGTGTCCCTGTACATCTGAGCCAATAAGGTACCACTGCTTAAGTTTTTAAATAGCACAAAACACCTTCTGAGCAAAACATGCAAGTAGCACACAGAGCTACTGAACCAACAACACTTTACTCTTATGGGAATATGAAGTTTAGCTGATGAATGCACTCTGACTATAAGTCATCGTGTTTACATTCAGCGTGGTTTCCCCAATAGATGTTGCAGCTGGTGGTCATTTAGAGTGTATTTACACACATTGAATAAAACCATTCCAAATACATGTAAGTGGAAGAAAAAATGGATTGGTTTATGGTTTTGTCATGAAACTCAAACGAGGCACCTGAGCACCAGAGTATTGGCATGAACGCACTGTGAACACGCCTTTGACCATCTGACTTTTAGATGCGTTAGCATCAGCTACCCAGCTCGGAGTGACACAAACATGAGACGACACATCGATCCTCTAAACAACATAAGATCTGCCAGGCACGTTTGGTTTGGcaagataaattaaaatatttcaaacctTTCCATTTGTATTCTTCAACctcttttacagtatattaaaagaaaaaacatgtcctATACATGAAGGAGGTTGATAGTAACAACAGACTTTACCCTGCTGCCTTTTATGGTTCTTTGTAACaggttaaataaaaagacaaaattagtAATGGTACATCATGTACACTTTAACATAAAGAGTGTGAAGCGACAGCGATGAATGGACATTTGCTTTTTTACACCTCAAAAGAGACCCGAGATTATCATCAATCAAGCAAATTGAGATATTTTTATTCCCATGGGGCCAGAATTATAAAACCTTCTAAGTGCTTAATGTTGAAGGAAGCCTATATTCCTTAAATTCAGTAGATTAAGTTATTTCTTGAGGTACgctctttaaattaaaaacaattaaggTATTATCTTGTCAATCTTTGTTAGTTTCATATTCAGAAGATCTTTGAGAATATTGTCCCTGCTGTTTAACTGTACAGCATTGAAATTAATTTACTTGCTGATGGTTAAAGCTCTGGGTCCGAGGCACCAGTTTATGGTACATTGTATGATGTGTGCGCTTGTGAatggaagagggggggggggggtaatatATTATTGGGTGGATGACTTGATGAAAAGAGGGCAAGAAAATACTTTAGCTGACAGACTTCAGCTTGGTCCACGGGTTCGTACCGCGCACCTCCAGAGCTGGATTGTTGTAAAAGATGTGATTGCACAATTCTTCCAGTGGGGGTTCAGGATCTGTGGTGGCAAACTGAGCGGCATCTTCGATTTCCTTCCTCACCGCCACATCAATCTCCTACAGACCCAGCACAGGCAAAACAGAACGTTATTGTAGTTTTGAAATTATTACAACATtatttagagagagaaaaatgtatatgtgtgtacacatacaccaacaacaacaacaacaacaacaaccttgtTGAAAACACACGGTGGGATTCTTGGATTATATATGGTTTCAAAAtctaaactaaaaacaaaattttaaaaagtgctatTGATGATAAATATATGTGGATTCATCAGTGGACAACTTcactttacaaaatgaaaatatttgctACCTTGAGCTCCTCTATGCTGGCCATGTTGTTGCTGAGCATGCGGTCCTTCAGCATGGAGATAGGGTCACTCTTCCCACGGACCTCCTGGATCTCCTCACGTGTGCGGTAGCTGAGAGGGGAGAGATTGGTGCAGGGATGTTGTAGGGATGCACTAATACAATCTTTTTTTGCTGACACCAAATCCAAGTGATACAACTTACAATCTTACATATACATTCCTTTTACTAACCACTATCAATATGAAGATAATTAATTTGGGGTCTTCGCAACTTACCATAATAATTGAAACACTGGTGGAGGGATCTGGTATTTTTGtttcaacagaaaaacatttaggTAACGTGGCTAAGATTTGTGGTGTGTTTACATTTCTCCTCCTGTCTTATTAAAGCCAGGCATTTATTTGCTACAGATAACAGCAATATTAGAGTCTGTAATCCCTCCATCCATAGGCTGTGGTCTGGGCAAGGCCACTACAGCAGGAAGGAGGGTCCATAAAGACTACTGTGGGACAGTGGCAGAAGCAAGGGGCAGTGGCACAGTGGGGATAACATTTTTACGTCAGACTATtaatacatgaataaaataattaataatccAATTAAAAAGGTGCTCAAAGTGATTCAGCGTGTTTAAGGCTAGAACATctgttgtcacatacagaaaacatctcctcactatctgcgagctgctggtccccagaacacactgtaaaaaataaaaaaaataaaaagcggCCTCTGTAGACAGCCTAGGGTCTACAAACGACAACAAACGAGGTTtgcacaaacagtgttccagccaataactgacaagaaggaTTAGGGGGTGAGGGTGGTGTTGTTAGTgcacggaagcacagaaggggttggggacgggatgaggaggaggaaggggcaagctagtcttgttttgtttggaaataCTTCTCACGTCAACAaaaagtaacgtcacccaacatcgcttagagcacctttaagaaaTGTGCTTTAAAGATAACTGTATAGCAATCAGTCACagcaaacatttaaattgtgAGAGATTAAAGTTTACTAAGATCAGGAGCTGGGATATATTTTACCTGACACCAGGATCGCTCATACTGTGTCCATGATAGCGGTAGGTCATAAGCTCCATGAGCATGGGACCCTGATGGAAAGGTAGAACAAAATGAACATAGCTGAGCAACTGACAACCACATTTCCTGCCATTGATATATAGTGTTTTTAACTCACCTTCCCAGATCGGCAGTGATCAGCTGCAAACTTGGTTGCTTCCCGAACACACAGAACATCCATTCCATCCACCTGGACACAACAAACAAGAAATACATTATAGTACTTCCTACTGAACTGATCATATGGACAACAACACTCACTAACACCAAAACACAAGTTTTacattacaagaaaaaaatgctgttgaCTAAATACATAAACTCAAAAGTTTAGGGCTACTGTGTATATGGGGTACTGCATTGTTTATGAAGGTTTGGAGTGATACTAGATATGCATTATACTACATTACATATATTTAGCAGACATGTTCTCACCACAGATATTTTGCTGAAATTGACAAATCAATGCTGTgcaaacataaagaaataacaTATGAATTtctattgtatagtatttttaaTGAGTGGGGGAAAAATGTTCAAAGACAGGACAGTACCCTGAGACCCGGAATATAGTCTCCTCTCTTGTAGTAGTCCGTGCTGGCTGCAGATCGCTCCACCGACGTGCCCATGCCGTACCTGTTGTTCTCACAGATGAAGATGGCGGGCAGCTTCCACAGTGCTGCCATATTGTATGATTCAAAAATCTGACCCTGTCAAGTTCACAAAGGATTTCTTTTAACGTGGCACATATATGACATTTGACTGTTCTTCATTTTGTTAGCCTACATTAGAAGTATAGAGATAAGTAAATACTATATAAGTCTGTTCATGTAAACAGCTTGggaagtgttttatttcatttgagttAACTCTTTTGGGGAGGTAAACCATTTTCCCTGCGGCAACTTTATGTTCATGTGTTGAATTTGAGGGTGTGCAGTAAGCCGCCTAGGTTAGTTCAGTTACTGTATGTCTATAGAATCAGTAGCGGCTCTTATTCAAAAGTAGAGAAATAGACTGTCAGGGCCCCTTCAAACCAGAAAAAGCAGGGTTGTGCGGTGCTGGGAGTGTCACTTAAATGGCCCTgacaagtagactttatatttcaagGTCATTGTTTTTCGTTTATAGTACTCTACATCTCTGACcacacttgaaggcagcttcattttatggagaaagacagaaagaaaagagactgtgaatgtgttttgttgtttgaaagTCAGCTGTTCCACAACTCCTGGCCAGTTAAGTGATTGTGCTTGTGACCCTCATAGGGGTCTAAAACGTCCTTGTGGCATCAAAAGAGGCAGTGCATTTAGGTTGTGGCGAGGGATAGCCGCAGGGCGGACTCTCAAAAAAGCAGACCTGCAACAAAAAGTTGAGACCGAAAAGTTGGTTGCAAGAAACGCAACCAATTAGTAAAGGCgcggtggccaatcatgtaatTGTGGATCCGACTTGTCAGTGTATCTctgcctctattgctgccacaagaacatttttaaacattatgagggcaaaaaaacaacaacaaaaaagcactGAACGGCCCAGGAGATTGTGTAATAGCTGAAggtttcctgcaacaacaaaactcGCTGTGTCTCGCtaagatgttttctttcactctctttccCTGTGAAataagctgccttcaagtgcggtcgGAAACGTCAAAATCTGTGAATGATCTGACAGAAAACTGTAAGTAATTGTGATATACAAAGTCTCCCTGTGCTTTGTTGATGGCGTGTTTAAGAACGCAACAGGACTTCCCACAAATGGGCCCTTTCATTGAAACACCGCCCGGCTGCACCACCCTATGGAAAATCCTGTTGTGAATACCCACTGAACCGGAGGGATTTTTGGGCTATACCTGATTTGCAGCACCATCACCATAGAGACTGACAGACAGCTCGTTGTTGCCAAGATACTTGCAGGCCAGAGCAATACCAGCACCTAGGGGAACCTGGGGAGAATTCAGAGATGTCTGGGGTTACATTATATCAATCTCGACGTATAAAGCTCTTGTTCAAACAACATAACAAGAAGCTGTTCTTGAAGTGGAGTCTTATGTTACTATGATTTGTTCGGCACTGACACGATAAAATTTGTCTGGGTGGTGCCTTGAGTTTAGTGACAACTTATGGCTCGAGAAAtcaaataatatcaataatttCATGTTGTTCTTGGTTTCTTGCCATAATATTTCCAACAAAACTGAGGCACCAACCACGCCCTTACAAAATATGCAGTCAAATTTCCTTTTCAAAACAGTCGGCTTTTAGACTTCCCTAATATACCTGAGCTCCGACAATTCCATTTCCTCCATAGAAGTGTTTAGTGTACATGTGCATAGAGCCTCCTTTGCCCTTTGCAATACCTCCTCTTCTGcctgtaaattaaaaacaaaaacatgcttgGGTAAAAAAAGCTGAGGTGAAAGATAAACAGAAGAACTATTTACATCTCAAAATCAACCATGACTGGAGCTCAAAATGATCTTGtgacagaaaatgtcacaatgtgtCAGCATTGCGGACTCACCGGTGAGCTCAGCCATGATCTCCTTCACAGTCCCTCCTCTGGTGTAAGTGTAGCCGTGGGCGCGGTACGCAGTGATCAGGTGGTCTGTCAAATTAATACCTGCTTCGATTCCCACTGCACAGGCCtcctacaagaaaaaaaaaaagaaaaactgcttgaaattctgtttttgaaaatgtattatattgaCATATTTATAAAGGTTTGGCCATCAGTAGAGTTTTTTTATAGTGATAAATGATAGCTGGTTGTATTACAAGGCAGACTTTACTTTATGCCAAGTCATATTTTTTCcacagcagcaaacataaaTCATTACTATAACTTTGAAGTGAAACTTTTTCTATATGTTTACTGCAGTTTAGGAAACCATATAGTGCACTCAACCTGGCCGTCATACAAGTGGCAGAATCCTCTGATGATCTTCTGCTTGTACAGCTGATCTGCTTTCAGCTCCATCCGCCTTATGGTCTGCATGGTGCGGTAGTACTGCAGACCCTCCTCACGAGTCATAACCACCTGCGTGGCCGGGGCCTCGTCCAGCTTGTGGACGTCACATTTCTAGAGAGAAGAAAACACCCACAATAGCACACAAGCTGCCATATGCATAGATCAGTTTTGTACAAAATTCAACTTGGTGTTTGAAGCGTACCTTTATTTCAAAGGTAGCCTCGGTTGTGAAGTCAGCGTACGTGCGGGCCGACACGACTGCTGCAGCTCCCTGCATTGGAGACAagattgaaaaagaaagaaataaagacaaatctGCTAAGGTTTGAAAATGTTCCATACAACACCTGAGTTTCAGTATCAATACCGAagcaaaactttttttcctttctttacaaaaatacaagaaTGTTTCTCAACAAAACCCTATTTTCCTAATCACAGAAAAGAGGAAGTTATTATAATGTTAATTGTTGTCTAAAACACAGCATGCTGTTCTagtgtgaaagtattttgtttttgacgCCTAGTGAACTCAGCTCTCAGGCTTACTAGATAGTGCTATTAGGATTATTTTGCATTGGCTATTGAAGTGTTTTGGAGTAGCACTACATCCATGGTACTGGAAGGGGGATTCAATTCTCCATGTTCTGTTTAGTTGTACATGATCAAACAACTAAACTGACATAGCCAACCTTAATTGTTTTAGGTAGGAAACATATAACGTTATTTCAAAGTTGACCATAAGTATTATTACACATTTTAGGTATCTCATTCTGTTTAGCATGAACTATTCAGAATAGATAACGTACAGCTCCTGAATCCATGTTGAGAACAGAAGAGTTAAACTACGTAAAATATAACGTTATACAttgtgcatatgtgtgcatatgttggCTAGCTGAGTTAGCCAAACAAGCTATCATACGGCCCTACAAGGTCAGAACAGCgacgacagtcttgttttgggTAAACATTGGCGGTCTTAGAGGGAGACTTTAATGCAGTGTTTGGCTAAGAGCGTCCATAGTTTAAATTTAATATACTTACATTTCTCTGAGCACAAGCCCTCAGCACATTAGAGATATTGGTCAGCATCCTTAGCTAGCTCACGGTTCCGTCCTTCTGTCAGGCTCTGTCCTTCCGGCTCCGCTAGCTCTTCTTCTATGTCTTCAATTATGGCAGAACGTACTCTGCTGCCATGCCTTCTCCTCTGGTCACTATGTGATaacacatgttcaaaataatattttttgggattaaataaataaacaatgagaATAATACGTATTTGTATTACTCTTACAACaatcagtctgtttttatttaaatatttttatgacCAAATTAAAACTGAGTATGAAGTACTGAAGTGATCATCCTCACTTTGTCACAAAGTAAGCTCACACAGTGATGATGgtcacaaaacacagaaattacCAGAAACCATTGCTATTAAACTAAATAAGGAAACATGTCAcgttttatatgttttatggGCAATGcataaacaaatacaacttCTGTTTGCTAAACTCTATGCTTTCCAAAGGGACTTTATTATGTTGTTCTCTGTTCATCCATGGGATCCACCACAaaggcttcttcttcttcttcttcttcttcctcttctttttgttATAGACTAGCAAGTGAGATGTAAGAATAAGGGGGCATTTTGTCGACATCTGAAGTCTGAACATGCTATGGGATAACCTTTTGTGCGATATGATAAAATAGTAGGAAGTAGCTTGGGCTAATTGTTGCATTAATATAGCTATGCTATGGGTACAAACTTAGCCTATATGCGAGCACGCTCTGATTCTGCGTGTTGTCCTTCTGCCTGTCATTGCATTAGAGCCAGATACATTTGGTTTGGACCTGGCTGAGCTGTGTGCAGAGAGGAGATCTCCCCCATCTACCGGCAATGTGTTGATATCAGGGCGGGCTTACGCTGC from Etheostoma cragini isolate CJK2018 chromosome 13, CSU_Ecrag_1.0, whole genome shotgun sequence harbors:
- the prdx4 gene encoding peroxiredoxin-4, which translates into the protein MEFLLHTNRKKERVRVLCSALLFLFLFTTSAEEGANVKDSQCHNYAGGHVYPGEAFRVPVSDHSLHLSKAKISKPAPHWEGTAVINGEFKELKLSDYKGKYLVFFFYPLDFTFVCPTEIIAFSDRVHEFQAINTELVACSVDSQFTHLAWINTPRKQGGLGQMKIPLLSDLTHQISKDYGVYLEDQGHTLRGLFIIDGKGVLRQITMNDLPVGRSVDETLRLVQAFQYTDKHGEVCPAGWKPGSDTIIPDPSGKLKYFDKLN
- the pdha1a gene encoding pyruvate dehydrogenase E1 subunit alpha 1a; translation: MLTNISNVLRACAQRNGAAAVVSARTYADFTTEATFEIKKCDVHKLDEAPATQVVMTREEGLQYYRTMQTIRRMELKADQLYKQKIIRGFCHLYDGQEACAVGIEAGINLTDHLITAYRAHGYTYTRGGTVKEIMAELTGRRGGIAKGKGGSMHMYTKHFYGGNGIVGAQVPLGAGIALACKYLGNNELSVSLYGDGAANQGQIFESYNMAALWKLPAIFICENNRYGMGTSVERSAASTDYYKRGDYIPGLRVDGMDVLCVREATKFAADHCRSGKGPMLMELMTYRYHGHSMSDPGVSYRTREEIQEVRGKSDPISMLKDRMLSNNMASIEELKEIDVAVRKEIEDAAQFATTDPEPPLEELCNHIFYNNPALEVRGTNPWTKLKSVS